CCAATGGCAGAGCTCACAGGACACAGTCAGTTAAGCAGTTAATCCATTCCTCTCTTTAAAGGAAAGCGACTGAAAcgcatcttttttctttctattttgttttttcctttttttttttaagtgtaacaGAGAACAAATAGAAGTTAGAGAGCAAGAGGTATACAGACAGGAGACAAGTCTGAGTCACTCTGCTATGTAATGGTCTGACAGAGAACAGGGAATATTTTACATCTCTAAGCCCAGGTAAAGCAGACTGCCTGTTGACAGAAGTCCCATGACTCAAAACAGGTTCATCAAATAGTTCATTCATTCATCGGATTGGCTGATAAGTGggatggtatatatatatatatatatatatatatatatacagtaaaataaGTAGTGTCAATTCAACACTTAAAGTGTTAATTTTAACACTACTTAAATCATATATGTTCCCAATCTATCAAGAGGTAAATGTACACTGTTTGTAGtgttaaatgtcaaaatgcaCCTTATACTGAAAAATGACACTGAGAGTGttacttttactatttttataaaagttgtACACCTCTGGTGTTGTTGTTATTTCTTAGTATTACTCTAAAAGTGACATAAAGAAAGTATTCCTTtcagtaaaaaatgtatttttacattcctctgctttgtatattattatatattattgaaattctgggaataaatgaataaactgaaTTGCTTATTTCACTGGAGTCATGTGGGATCCATCTAAAATGcattggttatttatttatttaatttggggATCTCCGAACTCAGTTCTGGAGGGCCATGTCCTgccgagtttagctccaacttgcctcaataCACCTGCCTGGAAGCTTCAAGTATACATTAATTAGCTGATTCAGGTGTGTTtgtttagggttggagctaaactctacaggagaCCAGCCCTCTAGGAccgagtttggtgacccctgtTTTAATGAATAGACAAAATTAAGTCAGGacacttaaattaaaatacaatatggTCTAACGTCTATTAAGccacaaaaaacaataataaataaatgtgaaacctTCATGTTCTGCTGATCTCAAGTGCACGTGATGCTAGCGGTATTTTCAGCCTCTGCCACCTCAACATATGAGTGTACATGAACACATGATCATAAACTCTTGAGCTGTTCTGAGAGTCACTTTATGAGGATTTTATTGTTTCTTTTGagaaaatattttgtcatatatACAAACAGAAACTTAAATGTCTTCagagcaacccgtcaaaataaaagtttggtttaacttaaagaaactgtgacagaaataCTCTATGTAATGATTGTTctactactaataaaattagGCTACTAATAAAATGTTTGGTTTCAGTAACCTGGTGCTTTATTTGCGTGTGGACAAACGGCCAAACTGTATATAAAAAGCTAGggttttaaaaataactgcatccgtgtggacagggcctgaaTCTGGAGTATGGGCTACTTGTGCAATTAAATGTATAacttactccaccccaaaattacaattttgtcatccatcacttacccccatatcgttccaaacctgtaaaagctttgttcatcttccgaacacaatttaagatattttggatgaaaaccgggaggcttgtgactgtcccatagactggcaAGTAAACttcactgtcaaagtccagaaaagtatgaaaagcatcgtcagaatactccatctgccatcagtggtttaaacttaacattatgaagcgacgagaatactttttgtacacaaagaaaacaaaaataaatgattttattcaacaatttgtttcCTCTGAGGTGTCTCTCCGTTTCACCGTAGCGACATTTTGGAGACAGTctgtgggacagtcacaagcctcttggtttttatccaaaatatcttaaactgtgttctgaagatgaacgaagattTTATGGGTTTGAAACTACATGGGGATGAGTGATtaataacaattttcattttggggtggagtattcctttaaaaGAATACATAGaataattaggctactttaaaacattagtttgacacaaaaaagtttttaaacaataaaaaagcaaTGCTGAATTCATAATGAAGATTTTACCACAAAAAACGAATacgattttatttaaaattagtttttttaggtGCAATATGAGCATAAAACTAtagcagtgtttatttatttatacattgctCTAAAATTGTGTGGAGTAATAGTACACAGGTTTTTTAAGTATTCTGAATTAAATAGAATGTAAAACCATCTTCAATTACATTAGCCCTATTTAGGTTTCAGGGAGTGACAGGGGGAGCACTTCTAAAAGGAGCACAGTTTCTGTGAGATCCAGGCTCCCACTTGGGAATCCTTGGAGTTATTGAGATGGCGACTTGTTGCCCGAGCAACAAGAAAGATGATTTCTGCGATGTTAAGCAGGATGCAGACGCCAGACACCGCAAGCATGAATATAGTGAACACTGTTTTCTCTGTTGGTCGGGACACAAAGCAATCGACTATGTTTGGGCATGGGTACGAGTCACACTTTACAAGCCGGAACATCTTGTATCCTGGGTAAATCATGTAAAACAGATACATAAAGGCAGATTCGAATAACACACGGAACAGTAGGCTGATCATGTATGTCCACCAAAGGGCGCCGGTAATCTTcatcttttgattttttatctGCTCTAAGTCCTTTGGACCGGTACGGCCAGCTTGGCGATACAACTTTTTGTCGATATGCCGACGATGTGCAATGTGCATGGTAACCAGCAGGGCGGGGGTAGAGACCATGATGAGCTGCAGCGCCCACAGTCGGATGTGAGAGATGGGGAAGAAGTGGTCGTAGCATACACTGTTGCAGCCGGGCTGCTGGGTGTTGCAGGTGAAATGTGCTTTCTCATCGCCCCACACGCTCTCCGCCGCCACCACCAGAACCAGGATCCGGAAAATGAAGAGGACAGACAGCCAAATCCGCCCAATGCCAGTGGAATGCCGGTTCACGCCGCTGATCACGGCGTAAAAAGACGCCCAGTTCATTTTTGGTTCCAGATCTGAAAGACAGAGGAAAAACTCCACTGTTATTtggatacacaaacacacacagagagagatagagaagccACTCTCAACCCAACTGACTGCTTGTTATCTggcatattttaataatattttataaaatacatacaataatTGGAATCAGAAAGATTTCTACGGGCAGAGGAGAATAGCCaaaccaaaaagaaacaaagaaaacccAATGTAACattcataaactgtacacaatggAATGCGCACGTGAGTGGGGCTgtagtgccatctagtggtcgCCGTTTCTCTTTGGCTCAGCTGCGCGTGGATCGcgagctgctgtgtgtgtgtggattgggaAAGGCGCAAAGGGCTGAACGAAAGTctaaaaattcaaatgaatcaaatagacaaaaagacaaaaaatagccgattaagattttattaattttaatacaatcataccggtgcgagtacgttcagcaagtcatatcatcagctgctaaattgagctctgtgatcgcttgctggcgctgagccagagatagatgcgtttttacagcgctgcacattataaccaatcacacaagattctgttgagcttttgaatacaatggccaatcagaggcattcagatgagtcatcgctaaaatgccggtgcttccttcactcgctcgctgactgaatacctctttctggctaattctctcgtcagaaacaacaaagtgcagatgtgtgtgtacgaatctacaaaaaagatattgatttcactgtgttaacagtttcagtgattttaatggtagtttctgagagtgattgaactctagactgtcagtgaaaatgatctttaataatgtaaatgttatttgctctctttctgaacaatgaaagattagtagcaatttttatatcacattaactttcaatgttatattcacatttaatataaagtcagtcgtattaaaaatatgttatggcatggcacctatatctgttacttaagtaaacagacagggttttataataaattacataaattggagtaaaggctgatgaaatatatacatttatacacacacacacatacattacatacattttatctatatatctaaataaaaataggctcagtatatatgacccaaagtaactagtaactaactacttgagtatatttttaatccaatactcttttactcttactcaagtaactattcagactagtacttttacttttacttgagtaaatatttctagaagtatttttacttttacttgagtacagtttttgggtactctacccacctctgctgctCAATAACCATGAGATGTCATAATGAACAACACACTGACAACATCGGATGCAATGTACACATTTAGTCTTTGAAACAAAGCacaacacaaaaatatgaagttaGAATATGCCTCGACAATGGACTTTTATGTCCTGTATAGATGTCCTGTACAGGCTGGTACTTGCACAAAGTGATTTTAATGACTCTGTATTCCTAAAAGTACCTCATTGGCTGAAAACCATAAAAATTCCACTAGAAAAGCAGATGCAAGGACAAAGAACAACCACATGTACAGCAGAAAACAGCAGCAGATGACCCATGTTCTGACAGAAAAAGAaagtgagtgagagaaagagatttATTCAGTATTCAGCATTACCAGGCTCCGCAGGTGGCGTTAGTAGCATGGGCAAAGCCCATGTAGAGAGGTTCTGAGACCCGCCGTgcttccagtgtgtgtgtgtgtgtgtgtgtgtgtactttctgTCAGATGGAGTGTCTCCAGCTTGCAGCAGCACAATTTATCACTGGCAAACTCACAGCCAATGTCATTCTCCCATCACACAATGAAAGCATGGGTTCAGTCACAGAACAAGAGTGTGCACGTTTGTTTGATATGGGTCACCAAGTATCTTCCATCTTTTACTTTTGCCTTTCTACCCCATAGATTTTAAATGCTCACAGGACCATGcagaatttttcttttctttactctttttttttttacacaaatttaaGCACACTCATTATGAAATCAGTTTTTATAAggtttgaattaaatattttgaagTTTAGAATTGGACATAACAATTAGAAATGTACCAACAGTTTGGTTTGCAAATATCCTAAATCAATAATATGCAACCATATGGTAATTCATTAAAATGATGATGCATTCATatcatgtatttttttcattatgtCTTTCCATTTTCGGTGAATACTGCTATTATTATACTCTTATCATGTAACAGAATATactttttagtgtgtgtgtgtgtgtgtgtgtgtacatatatatatatatatatatatatatacatgcatcgtggtaaaatttaaatataaagtctTCTATATCTCAATCAACACGAAGTGTTTCTTTATATTACTGTACTTCTGGTTGTTTTTTTCCTCTAGTGTTAGTAAAGTCTTGACTGGGATGTATTATTGTTTTAGTGAAATAAATACAGTGATGGATCTcatcatactctctctctctctctctctatatatatatatatatataagatatagaGAACATTTTTTGCAGAACATTTTcacttcaaactgatttttagttCAACCATATAGATGGGTGTTTCACTGCTGACTTGACTGATTTGGTAGCTTGTTGATTAATGATTTGCTGGATAGAACACGGTGGTAGTTGATTATGACAGAGTTTAATTGGTAGGTTTAGTACTATGTTTGATATGGTTGGTATTTGGCTGATGTTTACCTGCGGTTGGTGAGGTCCCTGAGCAGATGAAGAGGTTGAAGTTGTACAGGAAAGGGTTGATGTTTCTGTAGAGCAGATCATGGCGCTGTACTGGAGCTTTGCATTGCTAATCACCCGTGTCATGCTGTTACTCACCCCACAACAATCATCTCCACACAAAAGATGCTTGTGCTGCCAGTCCTTAACCATTCAGAAAAGATCCAAGGCACACACCCACCAGCAGACACTGTGACGCAAATTATGTAGAAACGCATTCACACATGAACATACACCAGCTCACATACTGTACACAACCTTGTACATAGCTTTGCTTTTACACACATTCATAGCCATGTACAAACATGgaagtttaaacacacacactgtacctTAAAACAATCTCTGTATGCACAAATTTGTATAGCTTACAACAAAACTGTTTttagataaattaattatattaaaagcaCTGAAGTTCCATAACAGCAGCTTCAAAAGAAATGATCATAATTGTCCAAATGGTCCTTATTAACCatgaaaaaattgtatttattaattgctCTTTCCTTTTGAGGTGGTAAATGGCACATACAAGAATGTAGATTGCTTCGATTTATTTTAATCTGAGGTTTTATAATGAACTTCAGTTGACTAGAAACTTATTACTGGAAATGAAAATAATAACCACTTTAAAACTTTACATGTCAAAAAATTCTAATTGTCTCTGTCTATCTTTACTCCATTTTGTCCTTTATTTGCTGTTGTCTCATCCCGAATGTTAGCCTACAGTCACTGAGCTTGCCCttctttatttttcatagtaGTTACTAAATCtattaaaagttaattttgtCAGTGTTATATCTATCAgctaacacatacatttttcttttataattttgAACCAGTCCTGTATTAATATCAagcttttaaaatgcatattaaataaaaataaaaggcatttcattcataaattttatt
Above is a window of Carassius carassius chromosome 4, fCarCar2.1, whole genome shotgun sequence DNA encoding:
- the LOC132139848 gene encoding gap junction beta-1 protein-like, which gives rise to MNWASFYAVISGVNRHSTGIGRIWLSVLFIFRILVLVVAAESVWGDEKAHFTCNTQQPGCNSVCYDHFFPISHIRLWALQLIMVSTPALLVTMHIAHRRHIDKKLYRQAGRTGPKDLEQIKNQKMKITGALWWTYMISLLFRVLFESAFMYLFYMIYPGYKMFRLVKCDSYPCPNIVDCFVSRPTEKTVFTIFMLAVSGVCILLNIAEIIFLVARATSRHLNNSKDSQVGAWISQKLCSF